Proteins found in one Clostridium kluyveri DSM 555 genomic segment:
- a CDS encoding K(+)-transporting ATPase subunit C: protein MSTFFKGIKKPFLVTLVLLLVCGLAYPLILTGISQVIFPKQANGSLVIVNGKAIGSALIGQDFTDGRFMKGRPSAVNYNTYIREDKDSGNYAGVGSGSKNYAPTNPELVKRVQEDIDAFLKANPSIKKEDIPTDLLTASGSGLDPHISPESAAVQILALVKSTGLSKDKLETIVKNNTQGKAFGVFGEKTVNVLKVNLDIAKELGLFNKK, encoded by the coding sequence ATGAGTACATTTTTTAAAGGAATAAAAAAACCATTTTTGGTTACGCTGGTGCTGTTATTAGTATGTGGGCTAGCATACCCTCTGATTCTCACAGGCATCAGTCAGGTAATATTTCCAAAGCAAGCTAATGGAAGTTTGGTGATAGTAAATGGTAAAGCTATTGGCTCTGCTCTTATAGGTCAGGATTTTACAGATGGCAGGTTTATGAAAGGTCGTCCCTCAGCAGTCAATTATAATACCTACATCAGAGAAGACAAAGACAGTGGTAATTATGCTGGAGTTGGGTCTGGGTCAAAAAATTATGCGCCTACCAATCCCGAACTGGTCAAACGTGTACAGGAGGATATAGATGCATTTTTAAAGGCAAATCCTTCTATTAAAAAAGAGGATATTCCCACAGACTTATTGACGGCATCTGGCTCTGGTCTTGATCCACATATAAGTCCTGAGTCCGCTGCTGTTCAAATTCTAGCCTTAGTGAAAAGTACTGGTTTATCAAAGGATAAGCTGGAGACAATTGTTAAAAATAACACGCAAGGCAAAGCCTTTGGTGTTTTTGGAGAGAAAACAGTAAATGTACTGAAGGTAAACTTGGACATTGCAAAGGAATTGGGATTGTTTAATAAGAAATAA
- a CDS encoding hydrolase — translation MDKFTLIQEESALIVIDIQERLIPAMPTSQKVIENTNTLLSVSNKLEIPTIITEQYPKGLGKTVPEIHYNINEVSVHEKITFSGCTDEVIDTLKQSGKKKIIITGMETHVCVFQTVRDLLARNYQVFVISDAVCSRTKENYLNGLSQMSAMGAVISNTETVFFDLLKMAGTQLFKELSKLIK, via the coding sequence ATGGATAAATTTACTTTAATCCAAGAAGAATCAGCATTAATAGTTATTGACATTCAGGAACGTCTGATTCCAGCAATGCCCACTTCCCAAAAAGTAATTGAGAATACCAATACCTTACTATCTGTCTCCAATAAGTTAGAGATTCCCACAATTATCACCGAACAATATCCAAAAGGTCTTGGAAAGACAGTTCCAGAAATACACTACAATATTAATGAAGTATCAGTCCATGAAAAAATTACTTTTTCCGGCTGCACTGATGAAGTAATTGATACCTTAAAACAATCAGGAAAAAAGAAAATCATTATTACAGGAATGGAAACCCATGTATGTGTTTTCCAAACAGTTAGAGATTTACTTGCTCGTAATTATCAGGTGTTTGTTATAAGTGACGCTGTATGTTCTCGTACAAAAGAAAATTACTTAAACGGTCTATCCCAAATGTCGGCAATGGGAGCTGTGATAAGTAACACCGAAACGGTGTTCTTCGATTTGTTGAAAATGGCAGGAACACAGTTATTTAAGGAGCTATCGAAGTTAATCAAGTAA
- a CDS encoding ECF transporter S component produces the protein MKSRMNLRFLVITAVFIAIAIVLRPFAITVAAGGILTMRISFDAICYTAPGLIFGPLYGGIAGGLIDVFGYMMKPMGGYIPLFTITNIIAGILPAVLWRIIRNKSNYKIRNYYSIFFILLFLIGFINFIIIKFMSNTTLNRLFMFLGKKSQYFSYGFMLIGIIGILILLINLFINKNSAKFYSFINNYYFKMVIVLGISGIFICTINTYILLIFTPALIAKGFMLLWIPRIVETLLMTAINSYIVCIILYSYNLFYSRVVKKA, from the coding sequence GTGAAAAGCAGAATGAATTTAAGATTTCTTGTTATTACAGCAGTTTTTATTGCTATTGCAATTGTTTTAAGACCCTTTGCTATAACTGTGGCTGCAGGAGGTATATTAACCATGAGAATAAGCTTTGATGCCATATGTTACACAGCACCGGGACTTATTTTTGGTCCGCTATATGGGGGAATTGCAGGGGGATTGATAGATGTATTTGGATATATGATGAAACCTATGGGTGGATATATTCCTCTGTTTACCATAACTAATATAATAGCAGGTATTTTACCTGCTGTGCTGTGGAGGATCATAAGAAATAAAAGCAATTACAAAATTAGAAATTATTACAGTATATTTTTTATATTGCTGTTTCTAATAGGTTTTATAAATTTTATTATAATAAAATTTATGTCTAATACTACTTTAAACAGGCTATTTATGTTTTTAGGCAAAAAATCTCAATACTTTAGCTATGGATTTATGCTGATAGGTATCATAGGTATTTTAATTTTGCTTATAAATCTATTTATTAATAAAAATTCAGCCAAGTTCTATAGTTTTATAAACAATTACTATTTTAAGATGGTAATTGTTTTAGGCATTTCGGGAATTTTTATATGTACTATAAATACCTATATTCTACTTATATTCACTCCAGCTCTTATAGCTAAAGGATTTATGCTCTTATGGATACCTAGAATAGTTGAAACTTTACTTATGACTGCAATTAATTCTTATATAGTATGCATAATTCTATATTCCTATAATTTATTTTATAGTAGAGTAGTTAAAAAGGCTTAA
- a CDS encoding methyl-accepting chemotaxis protein produces MKFFEKAKTGTKLISELTNVMKFFKKSKVRTKLILQFTLVALFIAIVGIISILSLKAVTNNSEDMYNVGIQSVFVSDNIKQNLIQIEKDLLELVYVRDASQKTYLKNDIKTMSSKNEKNIATLEKLKMSANEKQMWLDFTKQHHQYILIRENIIQFVDSNNLDEAVIQYEVMEEVNNNILKTLDKCINSSINKTNNINIKSNSIYIKNNITIGILMIACILAAIALGMFSSRNINNSLSKIESFAERLSKFNLSLPMNGIKGNDEFVKTGKALNIAQQNIKNLIKSLIENVQKVNVSNEELSRAVKELSLNSQNINNAVKDITLGIEETTSSSMQITASMEEVDSSVSELAGKATEGSGNANKSKERASEVQIKGESAILEVKNLYDEKKDRMVQAIKEGKVVSNIKVMADTIADIAGQTNLLALNAAIEAARAGEQGRGFAVVAEEVRNLAEQSGSAVTSIKDTIVKVQKAFKNLSDNSDEILKFINENVNPRMEQFGEMGSQYYSDANFVSKMSEEIAAMSEELNATINQVSETVNNMAESAQKSSENTKLIEESIRKNTESIRQIDLTTKGQEKLAQDLNEIIQKFQI; encoded by the coding sequence ATGAAATTTTTTGAAAAAGCTAAAACGGGAACAAAATTAATCTCAGAGCTTACTAATGTCATGAAATTTTTTAAAAAATCCAAGGTGAGAACAAAATTGATTTTACAATTTACTTTGGTTGCATTGTTTATAGCAATAGTTGGTATTATATCGATATTATCTTTAAAAGCTGTGACAAATAATTCAGAGGATATGTATAATGTTGGAATACAAAGTGTTTTTGTATCAGATAACATAAAGCAAAATCTGATACAAATTGAGAAAGACCTGTTAGAGTTAGTTTACGTAAGGGATGCTTCCCAAAAAACATATTTAAAAAATGACATTAAGACTATGAGTTCTAAAAATGAAAAGAATATTGCAACTCTTGAAAAACTTAAAATGAGTGCAAATGAAAAACAGATGTGGTTAGATTTCACTAAACAGCATCATCAGTATATTCTAATAAGGGAGAACATTATACAGTTTGTAGACAGTAATAATCTTGATGAGGCAGTAATACAATATGAAGTTATGGAAGAAGTAAATAATAACATTTTGAAGACTTTAGATAAATGTATTAATAGTAGTATCAATAAAACAAATAATATAAATATAAAAAGTAATTCTATATACATAAAAAATAATATAACAATAGGTATATTAATGATAGCCTGTATATTGGCGGCAATAGCTCTTGGAATGTTTTCCTCTAGGAATATAAATAATTCTTTATCTAAAATAGAATCCTTTGCAGAAAGGCTTTCAAAATTCAATCTTTCCTTACCTATGAATGGTATAAAAGGAAATGATGAGTTTGTTAAAACTGGAAAAGCCCTTAATATTGCCCAACAAAATATAAAAAATTTGATAAAATCACTTATAGAAAATGTACAAAAAGTTAATGTATCAAATGAAGAACTTTCTAGAGCAGTGAAAGAATTATCGTTAAATTCACAGAATATAAATAATGCAGTAAAAGATATAACATTAGGTATAGAGGAAACTACTTCTTCTTCAATGCAGATAACCGCATCTATGGAGGAAGTTGATTCAAGTGTGAGTGAACTGGCGGGAAAAGCTACTGAAGGAAGTGGCAATGCCAATAAATCCAAAGAAAGAGCTTCTGAAGTTCAAATAAAGGGTGAAAGTGCTATATTAGAAGTTAAGAACTTATATGATGAAAAGAAAGATAGAATGGTACAAGCTATTAAGGAAGGTAAGGTAGTAAGTAATATAAAAGTAATGGCAGATACCATTGCAGATATAGCAGGACAGACTAATCTTCTGGCACTTAATGCAGCTATAGAAGCTGCCCGGGCAGGAGAACAGGGAAGGGGTTTTGCAGTAGTAGCAGAAGAGGTAAGAAATTTGGCAGAACAGTCAGGTAGTGCAGTAACAAGTATAAAAGATACTATAGTGAAAGTTCAGAAGGCATTCAAAAATCTTTCTGATAATAGTGATGAAATATTAAAATTTATAAATGAAAATGTAAATCCTAGAATGGAACAGTTTGGTGAAATGGGAAGTCAATATTATAGTGATGCCAATTTTGTGAGTAAAATGTCTGAGGAAATAGCAGCTATGTCTGAGGAACTTAATGCTACTATAAATCAAGTTAGTGAAACGGTAAATAATATGGCTGAATCTGCACAGAAGTCTTCTGAAAATACTAAATTAATAGAAGAAAGTATTCGTAAAAATACAGAATCCATAAGACAAATAGATTTAACTACAAAGGGGCAGGAGAAACTTGCACAGGATCTTAATGAAATAATACAGAAGTTTCAAATATAA
- a CDS encoding cell division protein FtsA → MEITNLSSQDIIFSLDIGTRSVIGTVGILKDKKFRVVAERCIEHEERAMVDGQIHDVALVANVVNTIKSELEKDLNMKIKDVAIAAAGRFLRTIVVKEEIEVDYTGEIDRNIIRSLELTAVKSAEKKINESVKGRLYCVGYSVKNYYLNGYVISNLLSHKGNNVSAEVIATFLPRSVIDSLYSVMEKVGLNVVNLTLEPIAAMEAAVPQNLRLLNLALIDIGAGTSDIALSNRDSISAYGMVPEAGDEITEVIAQNYLVDFNTAESIKRQCDKHKNITYTDVLGIENEISSEDVVKLITPTVKKITDKIGSKIIELNGGKPPNAIFLVGGGAHTPKLKEFLAKGLNIPLKRIAIKGREAVVDCVCTDNSLGSTGVTVLGIALICIKRLGHGFIDIMLNGKVVSLFDSHRHTVMDAMLHAGISPDVLIAKNGNNIRFTLNGIKRVAFGTLASSAEITVNGFSKSIDEEVKEGDNIEIKYALNGEAASPKIKDYIKKIYSTSFFINDIIENLEPIAYINKNKVSLDSNINEGDNVVIIFPETLRDYEKYVSLHNQDSEKFMYYLNGKELDKNYIINEGDRIYRVLKNQEEKGQITGNIGENLMEDKVHKITKEDKENFQEINKIKEDNKKEITVTVNGKNIVLKKKKEYIFVDIFNYVEFDLSRTRGKLYLHLNGNNAGYYDKLSQGDIIELGWE, encoded by the coding sequence ATGGAAATTACTAATCTTAGTTCACAAGATATAATATTTTCATTGGATATAGGAACAAGATCTGTAATAGGCACTGTAGGGATATTAAAGGATAAAAAATTCCGTGTAGTAGCAGAAAGGTGCATAGAGCATGAAGAAAGGGCAATGGTTGATGGCCAAATACATGATGTGGCTCTTGTGGCAAATGTGGTAAATACCATAAAAAGTGAACTTGAAAAAGATTTAAATATGAAAATAAAAGATGTGGCTATTGCCGCTGCAGGAAGATTTCTTAGAACTATAGTAGTAAAGGAAGAAATAGAAGTAGATTATACAGGAGAGATAGATAGGAATATTATAAGAAGTTTGGAACTAACTGCGGTAAAGTCTGCCGAAAAAAAAATAAATGAAAGTGTTAAGGGAAGATTGTACTGCGTAGGGTATAGTGTAAAGAACTATTATTTAAATGGATATGTTATAAGTAATCTGTTAAGTCATAAAGGGAATAATGTATCCGCAGAGGTTATAGCAACCTTTCTTCCAAGGTCTGTAATAGATAGTTTATATTCTGTTATGGAAAAGGTGGGTCTTAACGTTGTAAATTTAACTTTGGAACCTATTGCCGCAATGGAAGCTGCTGTTCCACAAAATTTAAGGTTGTTGAATCTAGCTCTAATTGATATAGGAGCAGGAACTTCAGATATAGCATTAAGTAATAGGGATAGCATAAGTGCCTATGGCATGGTACCAGAGGCGGGAGATGAAATAACTGAAGTTATAGCTCAAAATTATTTAGTGGATTTTAATACTGCAGAAAGTATAAAGAGGCAGTGTGACAAGCATAAGAATATAACTTATACAGATGTGTTAGGTATAGAAAATGAAATATCATCAGAAGATGTAGTAAAACTTATAACTCCTACTGTGAAAAAAATAACAGATAAAATTGGAAGTAAAATAATAGAATTGAACGGAGGCAAACCCCCTAATGCTATTTTTTTGGTGGGAGGTGGAGCACATACTCCTAAATTAAAAGAGTTTTTAGCTAAGGGGCTAAATATACCGCTTAAGAGAATTGCAATAAAAGGAAGAGAAGCTGTGGTGGATTGTGTTTGCACAGATAATTCCTTAGGGAGCACGGGAGTTACGGTTTTAGGCATAGCTTTAATTTGCATAAAAAGGTTAGGACATGGTTTTATTGATATAATGTTAAATGGAAAGGTGGTAAGTCTTTTTGATTCCCATAGGCATACAGTTATGGATGCAATGCTGCATGCTGGTATAAGTCCTGATGTATTGATAGCAAAAAATGGGAATAACATAAGATTTACCCTAAATGGAATAAAAAGAGTTGCTTTCGGAACGTTGGCTTCTAGTGCGGAGATAACTGTAAATGGATTTTCCAAAAGTATAGATGAGGAAGTGAAGGAAGGGGATAATATAGAAATAAAATATGCCCTTAATGGAGAAGCAGCTTCACCTAAAATTAAGGATTATATAAAAAAAATATATTCTACAAGTTTTTTTATAAATGATATAATAGAAAATTTAGAGCCTATTGCCTACATAAATAAGAATAAGGTAAGTTTAGACAGTAATATAAATGAAGGAGATAACGTAGTAATAATTTTTCCGGAAACTTTGAGAGATTATGAAAAATATGTTTCTCTTCATAATCAAGATAGTGAAAAATTTATGTACTATTTAAATGGAAAGGAATTGGATAAGAATTATATAATAAATGAAGGAGATAGAATTTACAGAGTACTAAAAAATCAGGAAGAAAAAGGGCAAATTACAGGTAATATAGGGGAAAATTTAATGGAGGATAAAGTACATAAGATTACAAAAGAAGATAAGGAGAATTTTCAGGAAATAAATAAAATCAAAGAAGATAATAAAAAAGAAATAACTGTTACTGTAAATGGTAAGAATATAGTACTTAAAAAGAAAAAAGAGTATATATTTGTAGATATATTTAATTATGTGGAATTTGATTTAAGCAGGACAAGAGGAAAACTATATTTACATTTAAATGGGAACAATGCAGGATATTATGATAAGCTGTCTCAGGGAGATATAATAGAGCTTGGATGGGAATAG
- a CDS encoding M20 metallopeptidase family protein, with translation MARDFFNMAQSIKKELIDIRRDLHRHPELGYEEERTSFKIKEFLKKIGIEYMETAGTGVCGIIRGKGNKTIGIRADIDALPLEDHKNCSYSSKVKGKMHACGHDAHTTILLGTAKVLNSVKDELKGTVKLFFEPAEETTGGAKLMVKEGALENPRVDRVIGLHVDENIEVGNIGVKLGVVNAASNPFTIKIKGVGAHGARPHMGVDPIVISSHVILALQQIVSRELPPTDAAVITVGSIHGGTAQNIIPEEVVIAGTMRTMRTEHREYVKERLREITFGVVNSMRGKYEIDIEESYPCLYNDDDVIKDILKAAYKEIGEEHVKMLESPSMGVESFAYFSMERPSAFYYLGCRNESKNIIYPAHGSLFDIDEDCLPIGVSIQCRAAYDFLK, from the coding sequence ATGGCTAGAGATTTTTTTAATATGGCACAGTCTATAAAGAAAGAATTAATTGATATAAGAAGAGATCTTCATAGGCATCCTGAACTAGGGTATGAAGAGGAAAGAACTTCTTTTAAAATAAAAGAATTCTTAAAAAAAATAGGTATAGAATATATGGAAACTGCTGGTACAGGGGTTTGTGGAATAATAAGGGGAAAAGGAAATAAAACTATAGGTATAAGGGCTGATATAGATGCACTTCCTCTGGAAGATCATAAAAACTGCAGCTATTCTTCTAAAGTAAAAGGAAAGATGCATGCCTGCGGTCATGATGCACATACCACTATACTTTTAGGAACAGCTAAAGTTTTAAATAGCGTAAAGGACGAATTGAAAGGAACAGTAAAGTTGTTTTTTGAACCTGCGGAGGAAACCACTGGAGGAGCTAAGCTGATGGTAAAGGAAGGGGCACTTGAAAATCCCAGAGTAGATAGGGTGATAGGACTTCATGTGGATGAAAATATAGAAGTAGGAAATATAGGTGTAAAATTGGGGGTGGTAAATGCAGCTTCTAATCCATTTACCATAAAAATTAAAGGAGTGGGAGCCCATGGTGCAAGACCCCACATGGGAGTCGATCCCATAGTTATAAGCAGCCATGTAATATTAGCACTTCAACAAATTGTAAGCAGAGAACTTCCTCCAACTGATGCGGCAGTTATTACAGTAGGATCCATACATGGAGGAACTGCTCAAAATATAATACCAGAAGAAGTTGTAATAGCTGGTACCATGAGGACTATGAGAACTGAACATAGGGAATATGTTAAAGAAAGACTCAGGGAGATAACCTTTGGTGTTGTAAACTCTATGAGAGGAAAGTATGAAATAGATATAGAAGAGAGCTATCCTTGTCTGTATAATGATGATGATGTAATTAAAGATATTTTAAAGGCAGCTTATAAGGAAATAGGAGAAGAACATGTAAAAATGCTGGAAAGTCCAAGTATGGGTGTGGAGAGTTTCGCTTATTTTTCTATGGAAAGGCCTTCTGCATTTTATTATTTAGGTTGTAGAAATGAAAGTAAAAATATAATATATCCAGCTCATGGAAGCCTATTTGATATAGATGAAGATTGCCTTCCTATTGGAGTTTCCATACAGTGCAGGGCAGCTTATGATTTTTTGAAATAA
- a CDS encoding RluA family pseudouridine synthase produces MKVEIGSNESGQRLDKFLRKWLRDVPISGIYKAIRKGDIKVNGKKTKEKYFLMDKDIVEAQYIISKGKSFEFNKVNSNFLKITYEDENMILVEKWPGVLVHSDKKTDDVTLTDYVLSYLYDKGDFKPETEVTFTPSPCNRLDRNTSGIVIYGKNYESLKLLNEIIRERNIRKYYQALVKGRINEGIYEGYILKDRKNNISNVYDSPKKNTKKISMDVKVLHTCGTYSLAELELITGRSHQLRTHLAHLGNPIIGDTKYGISKINSFFYNKYGLTYQYLYAYKVIFKDCNGKLSYMNNKTISEKLPPIFKKIKNDIFNKF; encoded by the coding sequence ATGAAAGTAGAAATAGGAAGTAATGAATCAGGTCAGCGATTGGATAAATTTTTAAGAAAATGGCTTCGGGATGTACCTATAAGCGGCATATATAAGGCTATAAGAAAAGGCGATATTAAAGTAAATGGAAAAAAGACTAAAGAGAAGTATTTTCTTATGGATAAGGATATAGTAGAAGCTCAATATATAATTTCCAAGGGGAAAAGTTTTGAGTTTAATAAGGTAAACAGTAATTTTTTGAAGATAACCTATGAAGATGAAAATATGATTCTGGTGGAAAAGTGGCCGGGAGTGTTAGTGCATTCAGATAAAAAGACTGATGATGTGACTTTAACAGATTATGTATTATCTTATTTATATGACAAGGGAGATTTTAAACCGGAAACAGAAGTTACATTTACTCCTTCTCCCTGTAATAGGCTGGATAGAAATACTTCAGGTATAGTAATATATGGAAAAAACTATGAGTCGTTGAAATTGTTAAATGAAATAATAAGAGAGAGAAATATAAGAAAATATTACCAGGCGTTGGTGAAGGGAAGAATAAATGAAGGTATTTATGAAGGATATATATTAAAAGATAGAAAAAATAATATTTCAAATGTATATGATTCACCTAAAAAGAATACTAAAAAGATATCTATGGATGTAAAAGTTCTTCATACCTGCGGTACTTATTCTTTAGCGGAATTAGAGCTAATTACAGGTAGAAGTCATCAGTTGAGGACCCATTTAGCACATTTAGGAAATCCCATAATAGGAGATACTAAATACGGCATATCTAAAATAAATAGTTTTTTTTATAACAAGTATGGTTTAACCTATCAGTATTTATACGCCTATAAGGTAATTTTTAAGGATTGTAATGGAAAGTTAAGTTATATGAATAACAAAACTATATCAGAAAAGCTTCCACCTATATTTAAAAAGATAAAAAATGATATATTTAATAAATTTTAA
- a CDS encoding putative polysaccharide biosynthesis protein — protein MKEQSTTKGFAILSMAGMLVKVLSVLYIPILMKIIGEEGYGLYGASYQIYAFIFVLANSGIPVAISKLISELAAVGNYRDAAKAFKIARFILVILGIVMAMFLMVFALPLAKATHYKGVYLSLINLAPAILFTSIASAYRGYFQGRGNMTPTAVSQVIEQILNTIFTLVFAAYLMRYGVEAGCAGGTMGTSLGALASASFLIMCYGKNNKFKAPEGALQVDNVRLTTRELVRKIIIYGLPITLCVGMTYAGNIVDLWNTKIRLMTGGIDETRATILYGYLTKYQQLLNVPISIISSLSMAILPAISAAVAIKNGKKIKDNINYSLRLCFLIAMPCAVGLSVLSGPVFSMLKFGKGSYIMTWGAIVLVLMSIMQIQTTILQSIGKLFTATFYSILGIAIKICVNYYLISIPEINILGAVAGSILGFIIPITLNHRIIKKSLGVKVSLISHAVRPALASAVMGAVVFFVYSSINYISLFIKFQYISNALSTIISILVGMATYAIALVLVGGIDSRDIQSMPVRVTKLMPKFILRKAFLKRKLL, from the coding sequence ATGAAAGAACAATCAACAACTAAAGGTTTTGCCATACTTTCTATGGCAGGAATGTTAGTAAAGGTATTATCTGTGTTATACATTCCTATATTGATGAAAATAATTGGAGAAGAGGGTTATGGATTATATGGCGCATCCTATCAGATATATGCATTTATCTTTGTACTTGCCAATTCAGGCATACCTGTAGCCATATCAAAACTTATATCTGAACTTGCTGCAGTTGGAAATTATAGAGATGCAGCTAAAGCATTTAAGATAGCACGATTTATTCTAGTAATCCTAGGTATAGTAATGGCCATGTTTCTTATGGTTTTTGCATTGCCTTTAGCTAAAGCAACCCATTACAAAGGAGTGTATTTATCCCTTATAAATCTTGCTCCAGCCATATTATTTACCTCTATTGCTTCAGCTTACAGGGGGTATTTTCAGGGACGGGGAAATATGACTCCTACTGCAGTATCTCAGGTAATAGAACAAATATTAAATACAATATTTACTCTTGTATTTGCTGCATATTTAATGAGATATGGAGTGGAAGCAGGCTGTGCTGGAGGAACCATGGGAACATCCCTAGGAGCTTTAGCTTCTGCCAGTTTTTTAATTATGTGTTATGGAAAAAATAATAAATTTAAAGCCCCAGAGGGTGCGCTGCAGGTTGACAATGTGAGACTCACTACCCGGGAACTTGTGAGGAAAATTATAATATATGGACTACCCATAACCTTGTGTGTGGGCATGACCTATGCTGGAAATATAGTAGATTTATGGAATACAAAAATAAGGCTTATGACTGGAGGAATAGATGAAACCAGGGCAACTATACTCTATGGTTATCTTACAAAATATCAACAGCTTTTAAATGTTCCAATCTCTATAATATCTTCACTGTCCATGGCAATACTTCCTGCTATATCTGCAGCAGTGGCTATTAAAAATGGAAAGAAGATAAAAGATAATATAAATTATTCTTTGAGACTTTGTTTTTTAATTGCAATGCCCTGTGCAGTGGGACTTTCCGTTTTAAGTGGACCTGTATTTTCCATGCTTAAGTTTGGAAAAGGTTCTTATATTATGACCTGGGGTGCCATTGTACTTGTACTTATGTCTATTATGCAAATACAGACTACCATACTGCAGAGTATAGGAAAACTTTTTACTGCTACTTTTTATTCCATATTAGGTATAGCAATAAAAATATGTGTAAATTATTATCTGATTTCAATACCTGAAATAAACATATTGGGAGCAGTAGCAGGAAGCATTTTAGGATTTATTATACCTATAACTTTAAATCATAGAATTATTAAGAAATCCTTAGGAGTGAAGGTGAGTCTCATAAGTCATGCAGTTAGACCTGCACTGGCTTCTGCAGTGATGGGGGCCGTAGTGTTTTTTGTGTATTCCTCCATAAATTATATATCCCTGTTTATAAAATTTCAATATATATCAAATGCTCTGTCAACTATAATATCCATACTAGTTGGAATGGCAACATACGCTATTGCATTAGTTTTGGTGGGAGGTATAGACAGCAGAGATATACAGTCAATGCCGGTTAGAGTAACTAAGTTGATGCCTAAATTTATATTGAGAAAAGCATTCTTAAAGAGAAAACTTCTATGA